A stretch of DNA from Oceanispirochaeta sp.:
CGTCTACAGTCAGGTCTTTGCTTCCGGCATCTTTGCCGATGTAACCGAATCCGCAATAACCGATAGAAAAGGGTGTTGAACCGACTTTAGCGACCATGTCTCCGTTAGAAGTCACAATGGCTGCCGTATCGGTAAACTTCTTTTTCATTGTTTTCACTGTAGCATCGTCAAAACAGGAGCGTGTACCGGAAGCTTCATCTCTATTAAAGACTACGATTGGTGCATCCGGGCCGCCAATCTGATTCCAGTTGGTCACATCACCGGCGAAGATGGCAATGACATCTTCCAGAGACATGTTGTCAAAGGGAACAGATCCCTTATTCACTATAACTGCGACACCGTCTTTGGCGATGGCCGTGGCTACCGCACCGGCTTCTATTTCAGATGCTTTGAGTGATCTTGAAGCAGCACCAATGGAGTAGGTTCCTTCCAGGGGACCTCTTACACCAGCGGAAGATCCGGGGGCATCATAGGAGATTTTCACTTCGGGATACATGTCTGTAAAGGCCTCTGCAGCAGCTCTGATGATGGGCTCGACAGTAGTAGATCCGCCGAAGGCATAGTTTCCGGCAAAAGAAACTTCTGAAGAGTTACTCATCCCTGTGTCCTGCTGACCACCAGCAAAAACAAAGCCCGCCACA
This window harbors:
- a CDS encoding phosphate ABC transporter substrate-binding protein, which encodes MKKIISVLLVLFVAGFVFAGGQQDTGMSNSSEVSFAGNYAFGGSTTVEPIIRAAAEAFTDMYPEVKISYDAPGSSAGVRGPLEGTYSIGAASRSLKASEIEAGAVATAIAKDGVAVIVNKGSVPFDNMSLEDVIAIFAGDVTNWNQIGGPDAPIVVFNRDEASGTRSCFDDATVKTMKKKFTDTAAIVTSNGDMVAKVGSTPFSIGYCGFGYIGKDAGSKDLTVDGIAPEPENVLNGSYAVSRELILITKGPVPAGTVEEAFINYILSAEGQSIVKEEDFIPMKN